The genomic DNA GTCTTTCAAAAGCATTGACATAATTCTCAAAATAGAAAGACTTTGGAAAAAATCCCCCTTGTAAAATCTCACCTCCAGACATAAAGCTAACCATAAGCGTAAATAAGAGCGGAAATGTGAGTAAGAAGGCTGAGAATAGCAGTAACACATATAAAAAAGCCTTATGAATCAATCTCATTGATAGTGCACCTTCTTTTCGCCAAATTTAAACTGTAAAATAGTAACAAATAAAATACAAAGGAAAAGTATAACTGCTTGAGCACTCGCAGTACCAAATTGATAGTTAATGAATGCCTCCCGATAAATTGAATAAACAATTAAGTTTGTTGCCTCAGATGGGCCGCCCTTTGTTAAAATATCAATTTGTCCAAAGGATTGAAAAGCGTTTATGAACGAAACCGTAATGATGAAAAAAAGTGTTGGCGAAAGCATTGGAATCGTTATTCTTCTAAGCCGATAAAAGTAACTAGCCCCATCGATCTTAGCACTCTCATATAAATTCTCATCAATATTTTGCAAACCTCCTAATAGAATTAAAAAACAAAAGCCTGTATTCATCCAAATGGTTGATATTGAAACAGAGACTAACGCCCAAGAAGGATCTAACAGCCATTGAATTTCTTTTAACTAAAAAAAATTCAATACGCGATTAAACATCCCGATGCTTGGATGGAATAAAAATAGCCAAACTACAGACGAAGCAGCCACGGACATCCCCATTGTAGATGAATATAATGTACGAAAAAATGCAATTCCTTTCAGTTTCTCATTAGCTAATAATGCTAAAAATAACGAAATCGCTACCCCAGTTGGAACGGTATAAAGGACAAATAATAGGGTTGCCTTCAAGCTTTTTCGAAAGCTATCAGACTGAAACAAATAGGCGTAATTTTCAAGCCCGACAAATAACGAAGGTGTTCCTTGCTGATCTGTTAAGAAAAAACTTAAGTAAATCGTGCGAAACATCGGATAAAAAACAAATATCGTTAATAATATGATCGAAGGTAATAAATAAATAAAAGCAGTTCTAACATGTAAAGATTTTTTCCATACTTTAGTTGTATACGTCTCAACTTTTAACTCTGTCTTCACAGTAACACCTCTTTATCAATTACATAGTTGTCAATGTTTATAGGTGTTTTAATTACCTCCTCAGTATTACTATTAAATAAACAAATAGAATCGTAGGCAATTGAAATTGGAATAACATCGCCAACTTTAATACGCCATTGACCATACCACTGGGCTAGCCATTCGTCCTCTCCAAATATAAAAGAAATAACAGTTTCATTCCCTAAAATCTCCACATTTGTGACTTCTACTAACATCCCTTTTTCTTTTACTGAATGTTTAATATGCTCTGGCCGGATGCCAAGAATAATGTTGTCACAGTTAATTTTGTCATGATCAGGGATTTTAAGTTTACATGACTCACTTAAGACAATTTCAGAAGTCGAGTGATTAATAATCCCTTCTGCCAAGTTCATTGGCGGAGAGCCAATAAAAGTTGCAACGAAAGGATTTGCTGGTTTATTATAAATATCTAAAGGGCTGCCAATTTGTTGAATTTTCCCTTCATTCAAGATCATAATACGGTCTCCCATTGTCATCGCTTCTACTTGATCATGAGTAACATAAATCATCGTGATCCCTAATCGTCTTTGAATTTGCTTGATTTCTGACCGCATATGTGCTCTTAATTTTGCATCTAAGTTAGATAACGGCTCGTCCATTAAACAAATTGGTGCTTCATTTACAATCGCCCTTGCCAACGCAACCCGCTGACGTTGACCCCCTGAAAGCTCGCGAGGCTTTCTTTTTAAAAAACGAGATAATCCAAGCATTTTAGCTACATGATTACAGCGCTCTTTTCTTACCTTCTTTGATATCTTTTTGACATGAAGTCCAAAAACAATATTTTCTTCCACTGTTAAATGTGGATATAAGGCGTAATTTTGAAATACCATTGAAATATCACGTTTACTAGGTGGCAGCATATTTACTTCTTGATTGCCGATTTTCACAATTCCCTCACTAATAGGTTCTAAACCAGCAATCATTCGCAGCATTGTACTTTTCCCACAGCCCGACGGTCCAACTAACACGAAAAACTCTCCAGGTTCAATGCATACATGGATATTAGAAATGACATTATTTTTTTTGTCATATGATTTTGAAACATTGATTAATTCCACCTTTTTCATTAACTTCACACCTTTCTAAATATAAAAAGCAAGTTCTTTTCCGCAACGCCTCTCCTGTTTGATATCAATATATTTTTTAGTGAACATGTTTATGCGAATAACGAGGAAATGATGTAATTCCAGTTTAAAAAATAAAAAGCCCATATTTTTGCTTAATAAAAGCAATAAATATGGACTAATATGACACTAGTATATACGACTCAAAGATAATATTACGGATTCGATTGTAGTAGTGTCAATATCATTTACTGATTATTTATATAATTTAACCAATACTCTATAAAAAATTAAAAGTAAATTAATAATGATTAACTGTAAAACGAGCCACTATTTTGCAATATCCTCCATTTTTCCTTCAGTTATACTTACTAGATCCCCCACTGTTAGCTCAATTTGTACTCCTATCTTTCCTCCACTAACAATAAGAGTTTTTAATGATGCAGCACTTTTATCAATAAAAGTTGGATATAACTTCTTCATTCCAATTGGAGAACAGCCGCCGCGAATATATCCAGTCCATTTCAAAATATCCTTTACTGGGATCATTTCAACTTTCTTTTCTCCTATTACTTTTGCTGCTTTTTTTAAGTCTAATTCTGCTTCTACTGGAATAACAAACACGTATATTTGACGGCTTGTTCCTTCTGTAACTAAAGTTTTATATACTTCTTTCGGCTCCCTGCCAATTTTTTTTGCAACGGAAATTCCATCAACTTTCCCATCCTGATCATCATAAAATGACATCTTATAGTCAATTCCTTTTGCTTCAAGAATTCGCATTGCATTCGTTTTTCCTTTTGCCATTACTCACTCTCCTCACATTAGGGTGCTTTCTTTTTTATCTCTTTAATTGGAATCGATACTTCAAAAGTGGTCCTGTTTTTTTCCGATTGAAACGTAATTGTTCCTCTGTATTTATCAACTACTTCTTTAACAATATATAAACCGTAACCCCGAACTTGTCCTTCTTTTAAATGTTTTGTAGAGTAACCTTTTTGAAAAATCAAATCAGCACTTTTTACAGGAATTGGAGTACCTGTATTCGTTACTCTCAATAAATAATGATCTGATGTTCGATCGCATTTTACACACAGTTTTCGCTCATTCTCTGGAACTTCCATTGTTGCATCGAGTGCATTATCAATTAAGTTAGAAAGAATCTTAATTAGATCAATCGTTTTAATATCTTGAAACGAATCATCACATGTTTTGAAAGTGGTCTCCACTTTATTATTTTGCGCTTGGATCCATTTTGTTTGGAGTAATACCATTAAAGCAGGATTATTTACTTTCAGTGGTACTGATTCGTATATTGCAACTTCTTTTTTTAATGAATCAACATATTCAAACGCTTTTTCATAGCTTTTAATTTTTAAAAGACCATGCATGACTTGAATGTGATTCACAAAATCATGTCTTATAGAACGAATAGAATTAATAATCGTTTTAAATTCTGTTTGATACGTTTTTTCTGTTTCTCCCACTTCTTTACTTAGCTCTGTTTGATACCATTTTTGAATCACAAAAAATGACACTAACAAAATAAATACGAATATTCCGTTAAATATAAATAAGGACAGATTACTTTTAATCACTAGTTTCCCAATTTCATCTAAAGTCGCTGCACTAATATCAACACCTAAAAAGCCAATCACTTTATTCTCTTTATTTTTAATAGGAGCTCCAGCTGAAATATAATCGCCAAATTGAGGATCTTTAATCACTTCTGTATAATAACTTTCTCCGCTATAGTATGCCTTTCTAACTTGTTTTTCGGGGACAGTACAAACAGAACCGATATAGGTTGCTTTGGAACTCTCGGAAAATCCTGGAATCATAATTTTTGATACCTTCGGGTTATCAATTTCAAGAGTATAAACATGGAGCGCTCCTGTCTTTTCACGAATATCAATTAAATAATCATTCAACTCAAAGAACAATTCATTCTCAACAGGGTTATGCATAAAATGTTCGTATTTATTTATATCGATTGAAGCTGCAATTGTATTAGCTATTTCCTCACTATGGCTTGCAATTGTAACTTCAACAGTCTTCTTTGTTTTCAAATACGAGACTGATATATTAATCGCTGTTAAGGCAAGCAAAAAAATAATCGATAAAATGACTATGAAACGTATTTTTTTATTTTTTTTAATCAGTTGCAAGTCAGGGTCCTCCCATTATAAAAAGGCATTAATCATTTTTTATTTAATGTATGTTTCTCGTTGAGACATTTCTAATAATAGTTTATCATATTACTAAATTTTCTAAATTAAATATTTGACAATTTTGTATGTATGCGAGATAATAATGACTGATAGTCAGTCATTTTTTAATCTCTAACTTTTAGGGGGAGTCATTTTGACAAAATCAGATCAAGAAAAATATATCCGTCTGTTAAATGCTGCAAAAAAAAAGATAGCTGAAAAAGGACTCGTAAAAACAACTGTTTCAGACATCGTAAAAGAAGCAGGTGTAGCACAAGGAACTTTTTATTTATATTTTCCATCTAAAAATGCCGTCGTTTCAGCAATTGCAACAGAACATTTAGAAAATCTTTTTTTTACAATTAAACGTAAAAGCGCAAGTTCACATTCCTTTTTATCCCTACTTCATATTATCGTTGAAGAAACGTTTTCCGCAACAGATTATGCAAGTGATGTACTTGTATTATGTTATTCAGGCTTTGCAATTGGAAATGCCTTTGAAGAATGGGAAACGATTTACGAACCTTATTATGAATGGTTTGAGCAAGAGCTAAATATCGCAAAGAAGCGAAATGAAGTTCGCCAAGATCTTAATACACGTCAAACTGTTAGAATGATTATTAACTTAATCGAAAATACGGCTGAACGATTATATTTATCTCATGAAAAGGATATTTCTGCTGAGTTGATGAAAATAGAACTGCTTTCTTTTTTAAAGCATGCTATTTGTACTTTAAAATAGCATCATTTTTCTTTTTACACAAATATGACTGATATTCATTCAGTTAACCGTTGAAAGGTGATATTATGGGTTGGTTGTTTGTTCTACTAGGTGGCTCATTAGAAGTCGTCTGGGCATCTTGTTTAAAATATGCAAACTCGCTCGGCGATTGGACCATTATCGGCCTCCTGATTGCTGTCAGTTTTATTCTATTAATTCGAGCATATAAAACAATTCCTGTAGCTGCTGCGTATTCTGTTTTTGTTGGAATCGGAACAGTCGGAACTTACATTACAGGAATTTTTCTTGGAGAACCTTATTCTATTAAGCAAATTTTATTTTTATTCCTGCTCTTAATTGGAATTATTGGTTTACAATTGACAACGAAAGAAACAACAAAGGAGGCTGAAAACTAATGGCCTGGATTTATTTAACGCTTGCAGGAATTGAAGAAATTATTAGTGTCATTGCAATGAAATATGTTGATGGTTTCAAACGTAAGTGGCCAATTGCTGTTATGGTTATTGGATTTGGTTTTTCATTCTTCTTCCTTTCAAGAGCTATGCAAATTTTACCTTCTGGTGTGGCCTACGCCTTTTGGATGGCGGTAGGTGCGATTGGCATCAGCCTTGTCGGATTAATATGGTTTAAAGAAAAACTTAGCTGGCTCCAATGGATGTT from Bacillus aquiflavi includes the following:
- the ybaK gene encoding Cys-tRNA(Pro) deacylase; this encodes MAKGKTNAMRILEAKGIDYKMSFYDDQDGKVDGISVAKKIGREPKEVYKTLVTEGTSRQIYVFVIPVEAELDLKKAAKVIGEKKVEMIPVKDILKWTGYIRGGCSPIGMKKLYPTFIDKSAASLKTLIVSGGKIGVQIELTVGDLVSITEGKMEDIAK
- a CDS encoding ATP-binding protein; this encodes MQLIKKNKKIRFIVILSIIFLLALTAINISVSYLKTKKTVEVTIASHSEEIANTIAASIDINKYEHFMHNPVENELFFELNDYLIDIREKTGALHVYTLEIDNPKVSKIMIPGFSESSKATYIGSVCTVPEKQVRKAYYSGESYYTEVIKDPQFGDYISAGAPIKNKENKVIGFLGVDISAATLDEIGKLVIKSNLSLFIFNGIFVFILLVSFFVIQKWYQTELSKEVGETEKTYQTEFKTIINSIRSIRHDFVNHIQVMHGLLKIKSYEKAFEYVDSLKKEVAIYESVPLKVNNPALMVLLQTKWIQAQNNKVETTFKTCDDSFQDIKTIDLIKILSNLIDNALDATMEVPENERKLCVKCDRTSDHYLLRVTNTGTPIPVKSADLIFQKGYSTKHLKEGQVRGYGLYIVKEVVDKYRGTITFQSEKNRTTFEVSIPIKEIKKKAP
- a CDS encoding ABC transporter ATP-binding protein, with the translated sequence MKKVELINVSKSYDKKNNVISNIHVCIEPGEFFVLVGPSGCGKSTMLRMIAGLEPISEGIVKIGNQEVNMLPPSKRDISMVFQNYALYPHLTVEENIVFGLHVKKISKKVRKERCNHVAKMLGLSRFLKRKPRELSGGQRQRVALARAIVNEAPICLMDEPLSNLDAKLRAHMRSEIKQIQRRLGITMIYVTHDQVEAMTMGDRIMILNEGKIQQIGSPLDIYNKPANPFVATFIGSPPMNLAEGIINHSTSEIVLSESCKLKIPDHDKINCDNIILGIRPEHIKHSVKEKGMLVEVTNVEILGNETVISFIFGEDEWLAQWYGQWRIKVGDVIPISIAYDSICLFNSNTEEVIKTPINIDNYVIDKEVLL
- a CDS encoding TetR family transcriptional regulator; this translates as MTKSDQEKYIRLLNAAKKKIAEKGLVKTTVSDIVKEAGVAQGTFYLYFPSKNAVVSAIATEHLENLFFTIKRKSASSHSFLSLLHIIVEETFSATDYASDVLVLCYSGFAIGNAFEEWETIYEPYYEWFEQELNIAKKRNEVRQDLNTRQTVRMIINLIENTAERLYLSHEKDISAELMKIELLSFLKHAICTLK
- a CDS encoding DMT family transporter, whose amino-acid sequence is MGWLFVLLGGSLEVVWASCLKYANSLGDWTIIGLLIAVSFILLIRAYKTIPVAAAYSVFVGIGTVGTYITGIFLGEPYSIKQILFLFLLLIGIIGLQLTTKETTKEAEN
- a CDS encoding DMT family transporter, giving the protein MAWIYLTLAGIEEIISVIAMKYVDGFKRKWPIAVMVIGFGFSFFFLSRAMQILPSGVAYAFWMAVGAIGISLVGLIWFKEKLSWLQWMFLIFILIGAIGLKATA